The proteins below are encoded in one region of Campylobacter helveticus:
- the thiC gene encoding phosphomethylpyrimidine synthase ThiC, translating to MKTQMLYAKEGILTPQMKEVAKKEQVSEDFLLENLASGKIIIPANINHTALEPNGIGLGLRTKVNVNLGVSNDCVDYTEEMQKVDLAHKFGIEAIMDLSNYGKTSRFRDELIAKAKAMIGTVPVYDAVGFLEKDLKQIEAKDFLDVALHHAKSGVDFMTIHAGINSRAARVFKETKRLTNIVSRGGSVLYAWMAMKEAENPFYEYYDDLLEICLKYDVTLSLGDALRPGCTHDASDAAQIAELIELSLLTQRAWDAGVQVMIEGPGHMAINEIEANMQIEKRICKGAPFYVLGPLVTDIGAGYDHISGAIGGAVAAAAGADILCYVTPAEHLRLPNLQDVRDGIVATKIAAHAGDLAKLPKERARDDAMSVARQEIDWESMFKLAIDGEKAKKMFNERRPEELNSCSMCGKMCAMNTMNQVLKGEDVSLVKD from the coding sequence ATGAAAACACAAATGCTTTACGCAAAAGAGGGTATTTTAACCCCACAAATGAAAGAAGTTGCAAAAAAAGAGCAAGTGAGCGAGGATTTTTTGCTTGAAAATTTAGCATCGGGAAAAATTATTATCCCTGCAAATATCAACCACACCGCCCTAGAGCCAAACGGCATAGGCTTAGGACTTCGCACTAAGGTCAATGTAAATTTAGGCGTGTCAAACGACTGCGTGGATTACACCGAAGAAATGCAAAAGGTGGATTTAGCGCATAAATTTGGCATTGAAGCCATTATGGATTTAAGCAATTACGGCAAAACAAGCCGCTTTAGAGATGAGCTTATCGCAAAAGCTAAAGCGATGATAGGCACGGTGCCTGTGTATGATGCGGTGGGCTTTTTAGAAAAGGATTTAAAGCAAATTGAGGCGAAGGACTTTTTAGATGTGGCACTGCATCACGCTAAAAGCGGAGTGGATTTTATGACCATACACGCAGGGATAAATTCACGCGCGGCTAGGGTTTTTAAAGAAACAAAACGCCTCACAAATATCGTCTCACGAGGTGGCTCAGTGCTTTATGCTTGGATGGCGATGAAAGAAGCGGAAAATCCTTTCTATGAGTATTATGATGACTTGCTTGAGATTTGTTTAAAATACGATGTAACGCTTTCTTTAGGGGACGCTTTAAGACCGGGTTGCACTCACGATGCAAGCGATGCGGCACAGATTGCCGAGCTTATCGAACTTTCACTTTTAACACAAAGAGCGTGGGATGCTGGAGTGCAAGTGATGATAGAAGGACCGGGACATATGGCTATCAATGAGATAGAGGCAAATATGCAGATAGAAAAACGCATTTGCAAGGGAGCACCTTTTTATGTTTTAGGACCTTTGGTAACTGACATAGGGGCTGGGTATGACCACATCAGTGGGGCAATTGGGGGAGCGGTAGCGGCGGCGGCTGGAGCGGATATTTTATGCTATGTAACCCCAGCCGAGCATTTGAGACTTCCAAATTTACAAGATGTAAGAGATGGCATAGTGGCGACTAAAATCGCCGCTCACGCAGGGGACTTAGCCAAGCTTCCTAAGGAAAGAGCAAGAGATGATGCGATGAGCGTAGCAAGGCAAGAGATTGACTGGGAAAGTATGTTTAAACTTGCTATTGATGGAGAAAAAGCGAAAAAAATGTTTAATGAAAGGCGACCTGAGGAGCTAAATTCTTGCTCGATGTGTGGAAAAATGTGTGCGATGAATACAATGAATCAAGTGCTAAAAGGTGAAGATGTCAGTCTGGTGAAAGATTAA
- a CDS encoding 3'-5' exonuclease: protein MSLQQVDTIVSKLIKESKPYAWVMEEFARVEELRDFELNLETLELLGLGFYLNKDNILSLKTRTTKIKEQIFCIVDIESTGGVKNGKILEIGAVKIQNNKELERFESFVKVDEIPQNITELTGIELDMVKDAPNLTQVLEAFRLFLKDSVFIAHNVKFDYNFISKSLYECGFGILLNRRICTIDFAQCCIENSHYGLDALKEILGIKSVHHRALNDALAATEIFKYCLSKLPPHIKTTEELITFTKTAKLKNKCYNKKA from the coding sequence TTGAGTTTGCAGCAAGTCGATACTATCGTTTCTAAATTGATTAAAGAAAGCAAACCTTATGCTTGGGTAATGGAAGAATTTGCTAGGGTTGAAGAATTGAGAGATTTTGAGCTAAACCTTGAGACTCTAGAACTTCTTGGCTTGGGATTTTATCTTAACAAAGACAATATTTTAAGCCTTAAAACACGAACAACAAAGATAAAAGAGCAAATTTTTTGTATTGTCGATATAGAAAGCACTGGCGGGGTTAAAAATGGCAAAATCTTAGAAATCGGTGCAGTTAAAATTCAAAATAATAAAGAATTAGAACGCTTTGAAAGCTTCGTAAAGGTCGATGAAATTCCGCAAAATATCACAGAACTTACAGGCATAGAGCTAGATATGGTCAAAGACGCACCAAATTTAACGCAAGTTTTAGAAGCTTTTAGACTTTTTCTAAAGGATAGCGTTTTTATCGCCCATAATGTGAAATTTGATTATAATTTTATCTCGAAAAGCTTGTATGAATGCGGTTTTGGCATATTACTCAACCGCAGAATTTGCACCATAGATTTCGCGCAATGCTGTATAGAAAATTCACACTATGGACTTGATGCCTTAAAAGAAATTTTAGGGATAAAAAGCGTGCATCATAGAGCCTTAAATGACGCCTTAGCGGCGACTGAAATTTTCAAATACTGCCTTAGCAAACTCCCCCCTCATATCAAAACAACAGAAGAGCTTATCACCTTTACAAAAACAGCAAAATTAAAAAATAAATGCTATAATAAAAAAGCATAG
- the rpe gene encoding ribulose-phosphate 3-epimerase, whose protein sequence is MYVAPSLLSANFLRLEEEVKAVSEAGADLLHIDVMDGHFVPNLTFGPCVLEKISSVSSVPLDVHLMVKEVPKFVELFLPLKPKFLSFHIEAEAHPIRLCEYLKTHNIHPAITLNPHTPISAIKHLIGFVDMVLLMSVNPGFGGQKFLPLVCEKIRELRNLIEQKNAKVFIEVDGGINGLNAADLEEAGADILVAGNYIFSSNDYKSAIKSLKLEF, encoded by the coding sequence ATGTATGTTGCACCGAGTTTATTATCGGCAAATTTTTTAAGATTAGAAGAAGAAGTTAAGGCTGTAAGTGAGGCAGGGGCAGACCTTTTACACATTGATGTAATGGACGGACATTTCGTTCCAAATTTGACTTTTGGTCCCTGTGTGCTTGAAAAAATTTCAAGCGTGAGTTCCGTGCCTTTAGATGTGCATTTAATGGTAAAAGAAGTGCCAAAATTTGTCGAGCTTTTTTTACCATTAAAGCCTAAATTTTTATCCTTTCACATCGAAGCTGAGGCTCACCCCATAAGGCTTTGTGAGTATTTAAAAACGCACAATATCCACCCAGCCATCACGCTCAACCCACACACGCCCATAAGTGCCATAAAACACTTAATCGGATTTGTTGATATGGTGCTTTTAATGAGCGTTAATCCGGGCTTTGGAGGACAAAAATTCCTTCCATTAGTTTGTGAAAAAATCCGCGAATTACGCAATTTAATCGAACAAAAAAATGCGAAAGTTTTCATCGAAGTTGATGGTGGCATTAACGGTCTTAATGCTGCAGATTTAGAAGAAGCTGGAGCAGACATTTTAGTCGCTGGAAATTACATCTTTTCCTCAAACGACTACAAAAGCGCAATCAAATCTTTAAAGCTTGAATTTTGA
- a CDS encoding ANL family adenylate-forming protein: MLNHPFLKKLESYKDLPCLVYKDKSYTYLELLSEVKNALTKLDGIGGVVGIWGDYDLRSVALFLACVEKGMVVVPLLKNEDLKELQDKISQGQIDYLYDGNKFTSYQNGKTKHKLINALQNQSGLILFSSGSTGKPKAMVHNLDSILSVYLDKKHKAINTILFLMFDHIGGLNTLFNVLAMGACGVAFEERKNVELLAQNIEKYGVALLPASPSLLNLLLISGVKDRYDLSSLRLITYGTERMSDSLLVRLKTEFPRVRFQQTFGTSEVGIAQTTTKGNQIKLEGMEYKIINNELYLKSKTRSLGYLNADNSVFDDEGYFATGDLVEENAEGYIKIIGRSKELINVGGEKVVPQEVEGVILELDFVQDCLAYAKSNAISGQSVCVKIVLKPSWNFSKPELKKEIRKHCKDKLATYKIPTQVELADNLELSERFKKVRPNQKP; encoded by the coding sequence ATGCTTAATCATCCTTTTTTAAAAAAACTTGAAAGCTATAAAGACTTGCCCTGCTTAGTTTATAAGGATAAAAGCTATACTTATTTAGAACTTTTGAGTGAAGTCAAAAACGCTTTAACGAAGCTTGATGGCATAGGGGGCGTGGTGGGAATTTGGGGGGATTACGATTTAAGAAGCGTGGCTTTGTTTTTAGCTTGTGTGGAGAAAGGGATGGTTGTCGTGCCTTTACTGAAAAATGAGGATTTAAAAGAGCTACAAGATAAAATTTCACAGGGGCAAATAGACTATCTTTATGATGGGAATAAATTTACATCTTATCAAAACGGAAAAACAAAACACAAGCTTATAAACGCTCTTCAAAATCAAAGTGGCTTAATCCTTTTTTCAAGCGGTAGCACGGGAAAGCCTAAGGCTATGGTGCATAATCTCGACAGCATTTTAAGCGTGTATTTGGATAAAAAGCACAAGGCTATCAATACCATTTTATTTTTGATGTTTGACCACATTGGAGGTTTAAATACTCTTTTTAATGTTCTGGCTATGGGTGCTTGTGGCGTAGCTTTTGAAGAAAGGAAAAATGTAGAACTTCTAGCCCAAAACATAGAAAAATACGGCGTTGCCCTACTTCCTGCTAGTCCAAGTTTGCTAAATTTACTACTGATAAGCGGAGTTAAAGATAGATACGATTTAAGCTCTTTAAGACTCATCACTTACGGGACTGAGAGGATGAGTGATTCTTTACTAGTGCGTTTAAAGACGGAATTTCCTAGAGTGAGATTTCAACAAACCTTTGGCACGAGTGAAGTAGGCATAGCTCAAACTACGACTAAAGGTAATCAAATCAAGCTTGAGGGTATGGAGTATAAGATTATCAATAATGAGCTTTATCTAAAAAGCAAGACAAGAAGCCTAGGCTATTTAAACGCCGATAATAGCGTCTTTGATGATGAGGGCTATTTTGCCACAGGGGATTTGGTGGAGGAGAACGCGGAGGGCTATATCAAAATCATAGGCAGAAGCAAGGAGCTTATCAATGTAGGCGGAGAAAAAGTAGTGCCTCAAGAAGTTGAAGGTGTGATTTTAGAGCTTGATTTCGTGCAAGATTGCTTAGCGTATGCAAAATCTAATGCGATTAGCGGACAAAGCGTTTGTGTAAAAATCGTTTTAAAACCAAGCTGGAATTTTTCAAAGCCTGAGCTTAAAAAAGAAATAAGAAAACATTGCAAGGATAAACTGGCGACTTATAAAATCCCTACTCAAGTAGAACTCGCGGATAACCTAGAACTAAGTGAGAGATTTAAGAAAGTCCGTCCTAATCAAAAACCGTAA
- a CDS encoding SDR family NAD(P)-dependent oxidoreductase — protein MQKIFIITGTRKGIGKKLSEHYLSLGHIVCGCSRGKGSIEHKNYRHFELDVSDEEKVVTMVRAVRKEFFRIDVLLNNAGIASMNHTLTTPYKSVHSIFNTNFFGSFLFTREVAKVMSSAYKKGYKNTKTMPFRIVNFATVATPLRLEGEAVYAASKAALVNFTQVCAKELAPMGISINAVGPTPVPTDLIKNVPQDKLQLLLNQQAIKRFGEFEDVLNVIEFFLNERSAFITGQVLYLGGVNA, from the coding sequence ATGCAAAAAATTTTCATCATCACAGGCACGAGAAAGGGCATAGGAAAGAAGTTAAGCGAGCATTATCTTTCCTTAGGGCATATCGTTTGTGGTTGCTCAAGGGGGAAAGGGAGCATAGAGCATAAAAATTACAGACATTTTGAGCTTGATGTGAGCGATGAGGAAAAAGTGGTGACTATGGTAAGAGCCGTGCGTAAGGAATTTTTCCGCATAGATGTGCTACTAAATAACGCAGGGATTGCTTCGATGAACCATACCCTCACCACGCCCTATAAGAGTGTACATAGCATTTTTAATACAAATTTTTTTGGTTCTTTTTTATTTACAAGAGAAGTGGCAAAAGTAATGAGTAGTGCGTATAAAAAGGGCTACAAAAACACAAAAACTATGCCCTTTCGTATAGTCAATTTTGCCACAGTTGCTACACCTTTAAGGCTAGAAGGTGAAGCAGTCTATGCTGCCTCAAAAGCGGCTTTGGTGAATTTCACGCAAGTGTGCGCAAAAGAATTAGCTCCTATGGGTATTAGCATAAATGCTGTGGGTCCTACTCCTGTGCCAACGGATTTAATCAAGAATGTACCTCAGGATAAACTGCAACTTTTGCTAAACCAACAAGCCATAAAACGCTTTGGCGAATTTGAAGATGTGCTTAATGTGATTGAATTTTTTCTTAATGAAAGAAGTGCCTTCATCACAGGACAAGTGCTTTATCTGGGAGGGGTCAATGCTTAA
- a CDS encoding acyl carrier protein, with protein MEEKIVSVILSVLKNLADEINELEFATVDTKLYSGLGGYLDSLALVNLIADLEEALSDELGIELTLADEKIMSQRTSPFKDVKTLASYIAQQIKV; from the coding sequence ATGGAAGAAAAAATCGTTTCCGTCATCTTAAGCGTTTTAAAAAATTTAGCCGATGAGATAAATGAGCTAGAATTTGCCACCGTAGATACTAAGCTTTATAGTGGCTTGGGTGGGTATTTGGACTCTTTAGCACTTGTTAATCTCATCGCCGATTTAGAAGAAGCCTTAAGCGATGAGCTAGGCATAGAACTTACCCTAGCCGATGAAAAGATAATGAGTCAAAGGACCTCCCCCTTTAAAGATGTGAAAACCTTAGCTTCATATATAGCCCAGCAAATCAAGGTTTAA
- a CDS encoding SAM-dependent methyltransferase yields MLFSEFFEKWLHENYYKNAVFVGKKGDFYTAVSVGELFGSLLANHFLNLVDEEILKPPLQIVEIGANEGYLSRDFLSALVKIRPSIFEKIEFFIIEPHEKLQFLQKQNLKGVEFSHKKTLKECHFQNAFIFCNELFDSFACELIDNDKMAFVEDYKLIFKPINPTIKKECELLNLQKGEFSPHLSNFFKDLDEACERFVFAGFDYGEFLPHRFSLRIYQNHQLYGPFKASLKEYFGKSDLTYNVNFTHLKYLIEKHHFKLLNLKKQNQALLEFDFENLINQSDNKEKLLVQAKHLFFNFDAKFHFFEFQK; encoded by the coding sequence ATGCTCTTTAGCGAATTTTTTGAAAAATGGCTTCACGAAAATTATTATAAAAATGCCGTTTTTGTCGGTAAAAAGGGCGATTTTTATACGGCTGTGAGCGTGGGAGAGCTTTTTGGAAGCTTGTTGGCAAATCATTTCTTAAATCTTGTCGATGAAGAAATTCTAAAGCCTCCCTTACAAATTGTCGAAATAGGTGCAAATGAGGGCTATTTGAGCCGTGATTTTTTAAGCGCCTTGGTCAAAATTCGTCCAAGCATTTTTGAAAAGATTGAATTTTTCATCATAGAGCCTCACGAAAAACTGCAATTTCTACAAAAACAAAACTTAAAAGGTGTGGAATTTAGCCATAAAAAGACGCTTAAAGAATGCCATTTTCAAAACGCCTTTATATTTTGCAACGAGTTATTCGATAGCTTCGCTTGTGAGTTAATTGATAATGACAAAATGGCTTTTGTTGAGGATTATAAACTCATCTTTAAGCCCATAAATCCCACAATCAAAAAAGAATGTGAGCTTTTAAATTTACAAAAAGGCGAATTTAGTCCTCATTTGTCAAATTTTTTTAAGGATTTAGATGAAGCTTGTGAGCGCTTTGTCTTCGCTGGGTTTGATTATGGAGAGTTTTTACCCCATCGTTTTAGCTTAAGAATTTATCAAAATCATCAGCTTTACGGCCCTTTTAAAGCCTCTTTAAAAGAGTATTTTGGCAAGAGCGATTTGACTTATAATGTAAATTTTACACATTTAAAATATCTTATCGAAAAGCATCACTTCAAGCTTTTAAATCTTAAAAAACAAAATCAAGCCTTACTTGAATTTGACTTTGAAAACCTAATCAACCAAAGCGACAACAAAGAAAAACTTCTCGTTCAAGCCAAGCATTTATTTTTCAATTTTGACGCGAAATTTCACTTTTTTGAATTTCAAAAGTGA
- a CDS encoding M23 family metallopeptidase: MKKLILLALFTLFSYATTNLELVKGQTLFLEFNKENLKELKIKDKNLPFFTHPKDTNKVLAIFSLPYKNPAKMTEIKAIYKDNSSEIFRIKTLEGAYKSEKIVVQAQKVFPPQKVQKRIQEELKEANAIYAQFTPQALFDGSFIKPIDSFITSSYGKARVFNEKLASYHSGTDFRAAIGTKIKAANSGIVRLAKDRYYAGVSVIIDHGYGIYTQYYHLSKLNVKVGEKVKKGQIVGLSGASGRVSGPHLHFGIFAGGKQIDPLDFMQKFNHLF, from the coding sequence GTGAAAAAGCTTATTTTACTTGCACTTTTTACGCTCTTTTCTTATGCTACCACAAATTTAGAGCTTGTCAAAGGTCAGACTTTATTTTTAGAATTTAATAAAGAAAATTTGAAAGAATTAAAAATCAAAGATAAAAATTTGCCCTTTTTTACCCATCCAAAAGATACAAATAAAGTTCTTGCTATTTTTTCCCTACCTTATAAAAATCCTGCCAAAATGACAGAAATCAAAGCAATTTATAAAGATAATTCTAGTGAAATTTTTCGCATTAAAACCCTAGAGGGAGCTTATAAAAGTGAAAAAATCGTCGTCCAAGCCCAAAAGGTCTTTCCCCCACAAAAAGTGCAAAAACGCATACAAGAAGAGCTAAAAGAGGCAAATGCTATCTACGCTCAATTTACCCCCCAAGCTTTATTTGACGGCTCTTTTATAAAACCTATAGATAGCTTCATCACAAGTTCTTACGGCAAGGCAAGAGTTTTTAATGAAAAGCTTGCAAGTTATCACAGCGGCACAGACTTTAGAGCTGCCATAGGCACAAAGATAAAAGCGGCAAATTCTGGCATAGTAAGACTGGCTAAGGATAGATATTATGCAGGCGTTTCCGTGATAATAGACCACGGATATGGAATTTACACGCAATATTACCACCTCTCAAAGCTTAATGTCAAAGTGGGAGAAAAAGTTAAAAAGGGGCAAATTGTGGGACTTAGCGGAGCAAGTGGCAGGGTGAGTGGTCCGCATTTGCATTTTGGAATTTTTGCAGGAGGAAAGCAAATTGACCCCTTGGATTTTATGCAAAAATTCAATCATCTCTTTTAA